AGGACTTACACTGATATACCGTGTCTGTGTATATATACGTATGTGCGTGTTCATTCCAAGTTCAAACACTAGGTACAGATAAGCATATGCATATATGGGAATTCAGGAGATTTTTCATTCAGCCAGCTGTATCCCTGCAGTgtttgcttttgcagggggtaggggagagagagaaggttaCTGCCAGAGATCTCATTTGACCAAGAAGGAGAATAGGAAAATACATTCTTTATTATTCTTCTGTAACAACAAGCCAGAAATATAATATACCTTTAAAAATTTTCTGTCTCATGCCAAAGAAACTTCCATTCAATCATTTTAGAAAATCTTTTGCTCTCCCTCAAATggtaacaaaaagaaaaataaattacaagtGTCATCTGTTCCCTGCAAGAAATGTGCCTGGCTGTACCACAGGTGGGTGTGTGAGGAaggggggcaggaggagcagaaggGGTGTTTCTGgtggccctgccagcccctaCATTGCCCTTGCACACGTTGGACTAGCCTGCCCCAGGAGACCatttcctcagggcaggcacCTACAACACACGGCATTGGTACACTTGCCTGAAGCAAAGGATTCATTCAGGGGGATCTCCCCCCTGCCTAGCCATGCCTGCAGAGAGAATGGGAGCCCCTGTCCCCACACACCACCAGAGGAACTCCTTGCCTGAACACACCAGGAGCACTGGGTCTCATTCTGTATCCAGCATCCCATTTCTGACCATCGTTTCTGACTGCCCTGGGTACCGTGTTCCCTCGAGTGCCTGTCGACAGTGCAGCAGCTCAGTCACACTGGGGCAGCCTGTTTTCTAGGTGTACTAGGGAAAAGAGTAAgagtctgtttgcaaacagtGGTATAAAGAGGCCATTTCCCGGTGAACCCTGTTACTCTGCTTTGCCTGAAAAAGGACAGGTCCTTGTCCTTccagtgctttcctgtgggactccCTATAGCAGCCAGCTTTCATGTTTCTCAGCAACtctcttttctcccctttcctgtCTTCTCCTTTCCTGGGTGTGTTTCTAAACATAGCAGTCCCTTGTCTAGGGTTGAGGTGAATCCAGACTTTCTGCcttataaatgaaaacaaaaaggaaaggatgAGCAAGGTCATCATCAGCCCCACAACACAAGATATAGAAAATATTATtagcaacaaagaaaaaatggtCAAGGCAGGAAAATGCCACAGGGAAGATGCAGGAAAAGGAGGAttccccccccctcctccctgccaacCCCTGCATTgtcccctgcctccctcccatTCATTTTCTCTCTAGTGTATACCCTAAAAACAATCTTTCATTCTCTTGCTCATTCATACACACATACAcgcacacacatatatatatagatcCCATTTGTTTTGTGCAATGTTTCACCATTATTTGATGCAAGTAAAATATAGATCTATAAATATACCACTCTGACTCAAGTCCCATTTCAAGTATGATTGCGGAGTCCAGTATGGTAAAGGGAGAAGTTCCCTTGAGAGGGAGATTAGGGAGAGATTTGGATCCAGCAGGCAGAGTCTAGTCCTGGCTTGCTGGGAATGTGGAGCAGCAGTAACACACACAGGGAGTCTGCAGTGCACCAGTTCTGCCCTTCAGAGCAGACTGTGGTTGCAGCAGATGGGTCGGTTGGAGTGGCTATACAGTGCACGGGGGAAGAgtccttcctcctcacatcctACCAATCGCCCTCCGCCTCTGCCCCACAAGCCGTGTGCTGGGAAAGGGGGTATGATGCATGCACACACTTGTGGGTGGACTTGCTTCTCCCAGTCCTTCTCCCAGAGAAGCCTGGTCTTCTTCCTGAAGGACATCCTTCTCTGTCCCACGCATCCCCATGTCAAAGGGGAAGTCACACTGAAACAGTCCAAAGATTGTGTCTCTCTGCCTCTGGTGGCCCTGGGTAGGCCAGGAGGGATTTTGTCACTCCAGGCATTGACTAAAGACTTGACTTTGTGTGCCCATGGGTCAGTACAACCACCTGTCTGGGAGCAGAAGGGTGTGAGGAGCCAGCATGTATCTCTTCCATGGGGATCCAACAGCAGCAAACAGGAGGGCTGTGAGACATCCAGAGCCATGGGGatccaggcagagcagggggaaGAGGTGAcgtgccctggcaggggcttcCTGCACTGCGCCTGGGCTCTCAACGCAGGTTGCTAGCGAAACACCCTGCAAAGCCGGGCTGCCTGCCAGCTTGTTTCCTGACAGCAGGGATCACACCATCCACAGGCACTGTGGATGCATGACCTCCGGTGTCATCTCCCTCGCCCAGGAATACCCGCTGTGACGGGTTAGAGCAGGTTACCATGGCAATGTGCGCTCTCCCCTGGAGACAGCATTTTATCCCACTTCCAGTGATACAAAATGAGTCCTTATGTTGAGTCCCTTTCATTTCTTCCCCCCACcacctcacttttttttcctctttttccttttctatcaGGTGGGAAAGAGCTAAGACTAATAGGATGCACTGCAGGCTGAGGACTTCAGAGTCTCGTTGGGGGAAGTCACCCTATGTGACAGTGGCAGTgtgtgcagctgtgtgtgtgtgtgggcacgCTCACGTGCAGCTGTGGATGGTAGTGAACACAGCGGTGGTGGTGAGGGGAGtctgtgcaggctgtgctgcctacTGTGCCAGACCCTTCCTGAGTTCCCCCATCTGTGCCATGCCATGGTCCGGGTTTTGACCTTCACGTCAAGACCCTCCTCTTTGTGCCCCCTCTCTTCAGTCACCCCAGCTGCATAACCCTACTCTATACACCATGCTTGCCCCTCTGCCAGCCACGTCAGCTCTTGAGTTGAGTGTCTTCTCCCACCACCCCTAGGCTCACACTACTCCTCACCATGACATACGCTGCTGAGGCTGATTAGCCACCTCCTCCTCTAGTCTCTCCCGATGACCAACTCCTGCTCTGCCAATCAAACATTTCCACATGGAGGCTTCATATCCTTACTCTCTCCATTCACCACAGAAAACATAGAAAACAGGAACAcaccttatttttttcatgctgtgtACTCATTTCCACAGACTCATGCTGTAACCTTACCAACTTTCCCTCTCTCCATCCTGTCCTGCCTGTTTCCACTGGCTCTGTGCTGAGACTGAGATGTTTTTGTTGGCTCCTTAGTGGTGGGTTTCATGTATTTTGTCTAAAGCAGGAGGTGCTATATGCACTGTTATGATGAGATATGATAAGGTAAAATGGCTGAATGTATTCATGGCTGCATGCAGAGGGCAGGTCAGTATGAGAGTGTGTGGCTCTGCATGTGCATGAGGGGTGCCTGGATGTCTGGAGTTGGGGCTGACTCTGGATGTGTACTGGGATCAGAacgaatgtgtgtgtgtgtgtgtgtacaggaGGATGGTTCTGTATCTGTGCACCTAGTATAAAtgacgtgtgtgtgtgtgtgtgtgtcaacTCACAGATTTGGAGATGGCCAGGagcaaaaagagaaacactGTGCTCCTTGGCAGTGTGTTGGAGTGATAAAGGTATTTTTCCACCTTtaaaagtgagaagaaaaatctcCCTCTGACTGTTGTCATCCCCTAGGgaccttccttcccttctcacGTGCTCTCACCAGCACTGACTTGTAGGGTGGGCACAACAGCAGTGACATTAACAGAGAGACATGGATGCTTCTGGTGTCCTATTCCTCACATAAGCTTTCACAAAGCTGCACTCTGTTTGCAGAGAGCTCTTGCTCTTGACAGGACACAGGATGACTGAGAACTGGAGCTGAGAGGACGACACAGGTTCCCAGAAGGTGCCAGCTCCCTCCACAGCAGGCATGTGAGGGAAGCTCTGTGCAAGGGCATGAGGCACAGCAAGCACTCAAGGTCTGACTCTACTTTATTTGTCTGGGAGAGCCCAAGGGTGAAAGGGCATAAAATGGGCCTGGGGCAGAGGAACAGAAATAGAGCCAGGTGCCTTGACCCCCCAGAAGCATGTTACACTACTTGGGTGAGTGGAGCAATAGCACAGTCTGGCTGTCTGGGAAGATGTATTtttggaggaccccatgcttgACTGCTCTCAGGTACCTTTGTTCATTGCTGTCCTTTCCTTCCTAAAAGAGTTTCATGCCACAGAAGATATTTGTTTTTGCTCTTCATGTTCCCCTTCTGTGTCACCCATGAGCGGCTGCCTCTTCTTCAGCTCCCGGTGGTACTTGGCCATGAGGGAAGCGTAGATGCAGCCGTAAGCAGCTGCCACTACCATCATGATGCAAACGATGCCGCAAACCACACCCGCAATGATCACAGTGCCAATGGCCCGGCGCACGCTCACAGGCCTATACCGCTGTTTCTGAGGGCATCCCACACTGGGCTCCACTTCTGTTTCTGGGCCTGATTTAGATTTGGAAGGAGTTGGGCTTCCTTTAGTGCAGGGTGGGCCAGTATTGTCCAGGACTGTAGAGCTGTTCTCATCATCCAGTTGGGAGCAGTAGTTAAACATTTCCATGGGCACCATTCGCATATCCTTCCCTTTCAGCTCCTTGGGCAGGGTACAAGCCAGCTGGTCAATTTTCCCACCTGTCCCAACAGAGATAATAGGAATGAACCACAGCTTCATCCTGACACAGTGACAGCAGAGCTAGATCCTCAGGTGGGGTAAGTTCCTATGACCCCGTTCACATCCGCTAAATATTTGCCCTACAAAAGCTAGGTATAGCAGGATTATGGTTATCGAGTGGGGAACTGCTTTATTATAGCAGTGAGGGCATAAAATCCAGTCCCTCACATGTGAATGTATTGCTGAGTAGAAAGAGTATTCAAGAAAGCCTACCAGACCCTCAGTCCTTGTCAAAggtggaaggagggaggaaTGGCTCCACCTCCATGCACCGAGCAGAAGCACTACATGTGGTATCTTAAAATTATCGTTTTGCCAAACTTGGAGACATTTTGCATACCTTAGCCCTCCACAGCTGGAACAACTTTAACTGTGGCATCTGGCTGGTGTGCTTCTGCTCGTTTTCACAGCAGAGCTCATGGTGCATGGCATCTGCATAGACACCTTTCAGGCCAAGATATTGAAGCCCTCTGAAACCATCTCTTAAGTCAGCCTTGTACTGTTTAGTGAGTTATGTAAGTGTCAGTAGAGCTACTTTAGAAAAgaagttaaaacaaaaagatagGACCAGACTGTATCTTCTCGAAATAACAATAGGCACGTAGTCCCATCTTCTAACAACTAATCCATCCCCCCTCTCTGAAAATAGTGACAGATGTTGAAACAAATGCTTGAGCCATTTTGAGCAATTtctttggaagggaaaaaaaatgtgacattAACTCTGCATGCTTTCCATTGACTCTGTCCATTGAGAGtcaagaaagaaaccaaaaaagccCCACCCAAAAAACAGGAAAGTGGCATTCATGTGCTCACACAAATGCCTATTTCAGACTGAAGCACAGACATAGGCGTAGATAATCTCTTTGCAGCATGGCTGTGATCAGCAGGGATGTGACAGCTGACTGTTGCCAGCCACATGACTTGAGACCCTTTCCTACTCATTGGCTCAGAAGGTCAGGCCTTCAATCATCATTCCTGTGAAATGTGCCATCTTTCTTTGAGTCACAGCTCCTGAAAGTGTGGCATCCCGTTGGCATTCCTGCTGAGCGATACAAACCTTTCCAGCCTTCCGTGTTTCGAGGAAAAGCTGGAAATGCAAACTTGTCAAAAACGGCTCGGTTTGAAAGGATGATTTTATACTCGGGCTGACTTGGGGCCTGGCTTGCTAATTTGAGCTCTAGTTTGGGTTTGCCATTATTAGTTGCAGTATTTTCCTAAGTGGCACAGTTTCCTCTAGTTCTTTTGTTGAAGGCAAACCTTATGCTTTATAGCCAAATCAGGCTTTTAGTTCTCTCAGCTTAAGAAAGAGAATAGGACAGTTATTTTCAAGCATGAAAAGTACTTCTCTTTAGGGAAAAAGGGTGAAGGGAACTCACAACCCTAAAATGTTGATGTTATTTGAGGAAAGtcctttccaaagaaaaagaaaggtaattTTTCAgatcagaaacaaaaccaagaaatggGAGATCTGGGGCTTCAGAGAACTGCTCAGCCCGGCAGTGTTGCTATGTGAAGGTGCAGTGGCACTAACCTGTCTCTTAGCATTGCGGCACATTCCTCAGGCTCTTTGGCTAAGATCTGGCATTCAGGTCAGCTTGACCAGCCAGATGTATCTGCTTGTGTTCCTTCCCTGCCTGCTTTTGTCTGCCTTTCTATGGAAGACTAGCCCTCCTGCCTCCAACTCCTGCTGCGCCAGCACTTACCTCTGTAGGAGAACCACTCCATCCAGTGCTTGAAGTCTCGAAGGTTGCAGTCGCATTCCCAGGGGTTATCCCCAACCTGAAGTTGCTGCAGGCTGGTTAGTGGCTCAAAGGTCACCCTGTCTAGGCTCTGCAGGCGATTAGACCTGAGGGAGAGGGAGCGGAGAGCAGGCAGGTCGTCAAAGAGGCCTGAGGGTATCTGAGCCAGGCCGTTGATGGAGAGATCCAGCTGGCGCAGCAAGGCCGTGTGTTGTAGCAGGTCCTTGTCCAAGGCCCGGATGCTGTTGTTCCTCAGCTGGAGCTCCGTGAGGTTCCCCAGGTCACTGAAGAtgttctgagggagctggtccAAGAAGTTGTTGGATAGATCCAGCCTCTGTAGGGCAGAGAGGTTGGAAAATACTGTTCCTGGCAGGATGCTGAGTTTGTTGTTTAGAAAGAGGAAGGTCCTGGTGTTTGTGGGGATGTCTGAGGGGATGGAAGAGAGGCCCAAGCCACTACAGTCCACTTCCAGGTTGCCACTGTTACACTTGCAGGAGGCAGGACAAGCAAAGAAGGACTCGGCAGCACATAGCGACAGCCAACAGCCAAGCACTGGAAGGTGAAAAGCACGGGAGAGAGAGTGCATGTATTAAAGCAGTGCTTTCCCATCCTCATCCATCACTGCCTTGAGCACAGCTACAATAGGACCCTCACAGCAGGACTTTTCACTGCAGTGCCCTGCAGTGTGGTGAGCTTCCTCACAGCTACATCCCTTTATTGCTGGCCCGCACCCTGGCAGCATGACTTTCCTCTtagcctttttttaattttttcatgaCCAAGCAAGCAAGTATCCTTCCAGTTTCATAAAGAAGTTAGAACAGTGCATCCCAGAGGACCTTGCAGACAGATACTAGAGCACTGGAACCTGTCAGAGGAGAACGGAGCAGTGAGTGGTGGGAGGTGTCACCTCTGATAAAGGACAGCTCTTTCTAAACAGTCAGAGATGAAGAAGAAGGAGTGGCAGATGTTGAAGAAGCTCTGTTCTTTTCATAAATAGACACATTcatgaaaagctttttaagaaaaaaatgaaaacaaaacaacccacgTCTCAGTTGTGTTCCTGCAGTTTGAATCCTAACCTTTGTGCTAGATCAGACTCAGGTCTAAGTTAGCCTCTAAGTCAGGGTATCGTTTGATTTCCATATCCACAATGTGTTGTGTGGGCCTTGTGGCAAGAGACTTTTTTATGAATTAGATTACATTTCAAAGGGATGATCAAGAAAGCtgttaaaaagaagcaaagaaaccCTAAACAACTGCACACCTGGTTCTTGCCATTGTTCTGAAAATAGTTTCTCCATCCCACAGCAATAGCCCCGCAAGTATCTCCTCTGACCAAAATTGCCCACAGCAatggagatgaggaaaaaaactgcaGGTTGGCAGTTGAAGAAAGGTGTGTTAGGAAAAGGGTTAGTACACACAACTTTTCTCCCGCAGTATCTCAAAGCTAAGGTTAGGCAATACAAAAAACAGCCTTTTTTAGAGCTGTTGTGAATCACCATCCCAGATGTGGGTCCAGACCCTATGAGGGCACTAGTTACCAACTCTCCCTGAGAGCAAGTGGCTTTTGAAGCTCTCGTTTCTGTGACAAAGAATCATCAGCGACAGGAAAGCAAGCTTTGTGCCTCCTGACATTAGAGGAGTGGGAGTTATGTTTAAGCAGACTATGTAAAACATTTGCATCCTTCATCTTCATTCCTTTTGTAGAAATGAGAACAGTTTCTTCAATATGGGAAGCAGATTCagctctctccttttttttaaggtgaCAGGCTTGAGCATTTGCCTAAAAACTGAAGCAGGTTTGTCTGTCCTTTTTGCCctgttctctccctttctcGCTTTTCTTCAGAGAAGGCAGTCGCTTGGGGTTGATAGAGTCTTTTTTGGGGTGAGTGGCAGCTGAAGTGGATGTATTTATTGTCTCTCTGTTCTTACTGGGCTGGAAACCAAATTCTTctgtcctgctttttttttttttccaaagaaccAACAAGcaagtgttttgtttcttaaccCCAAAGGAATTGTGAAAAGACTGCCATGGGGGAGAGAAAGTGAGTAGAGACTCACGCCCTGGAGAAACTCTGcccagaacagctctgcagtcagccatgctcttcctttcttcccttgcaCCACTCCCTAGAGTTTAGTCTGACCCACAGCCCACTTTCTTTATTAAGCCTTGGCTTCTGTCATTGATGGTGCCTTCATATTCAAACCCTGTCATCCTGCATGGGGCCTCTTTGTGTTCCCAGCAAACCTTGTAAGAATTGGCAGATTTGTGGACTGGTAGCCTAAAGAGATCTACCATGGTTTGGATCCTAAGCTAAATGATTTTAATAAGGACCAAGGAATAAGTGTTCAGAGAGTGTCTCAGCTCCTTTTTATTTCATCCAGATTTCACAATtccttcaagatttttttttctgccctaCAGCTGAGATCTCAGGTGCACATAAGCCAAGATTGTGTGCTTTTTTAATCATAATTATGGACCCTTATGGTGAAATACAAGAGGTCTTTATCCTGAGCACCTCTGTGTTTTCTTGTCATGCAAAGGTCGGGGTCAACAGCAGAAATTGCCATGAAAGCAGATCAGGGCCTGTGAACAAGTGCAGTGCAGGTACCGTCTGACTGGCTAATATTTCGTTTCATGCAGAATACATCATGCTTTTGTTGTagggagagaaataaaagaatggGAGCTAGAGTGTGGAAGGGAGAGAGCCACTCAGGGTGACCCCATTTTTTCCTGGATGCTTAACAAAAGTACTGTATTAATAATAGATTGACTGCTGTGATGAAGAGATAACACTTAGCTGCTTTGTACACCAAGAAAGGCAAGAGCCACACGTGTGTAATGCCATACAGGTGGCATTCTCTTCAGGGCTTATCTCTCCAAATGCCTACCCGCCACCAGCCCCGACTGGGGTTCCACCAGCGTGTCTGCTGGCACTGGCTGGTAGGAACAAAGTCTCAGAAAGCTAACTGTGGTTGTGTTCAGGAACTGGCTTTATGCCAAGTTTATGCAGCCATGTAGGATGTGCCAAAAATGTCTTCTTGTTACCCATACATTGCCTAAtgctcttggaaatattttactAAAATCATAGAGAAGGTCTGATTTCATTTTGAGTCTTTGCAAGAGCTGCATCCACTAGTATGTGAGCTGAGACCAAGGAATTCATCGCACTGGTTAGGACACAGCTCTACAGGGAAAAGAGGCAGGGAAGCAATA
Above is a window of Colius striatus isolate bColStr4 chromosome 1, bColStr4.1.hap1, whole genome shotgun sequence DNA encoding:
- the LRTM2 gene encoding leucine-rich repeat and transmembrane domain-containing protein 2 encodes the protein MLPTSAGHRWRSRFLMRWQEACLLGCWLSLCAAESFFACPASCKCNSGNLEVDCSGLGLSSIPSDIPTNTRTFLFLNNKLSILPGTVFSNLSALQRLDLSNNFLDQLPQNIFSDLGNLTELQLRNNSIRALDKDLLQHTALLRQLDLSINGLAQIPSGLFDDLPALRSLSLRSNRLQSLDRVTFEPLTSLQQLQVGDNPWECDCNLRDFKHWMEWFSYRGGKIDQLACTLPKELKGKDMRMVPMEMFNYCSQLDDENSSTVLDNTGPPCTKGSPTPSKSKSGPETEVEPSVGCPQKQRYRPVSVRRAIGTVIIAGVVCGIVCIMMVVAAAYGCIYASLMAKYHRELKKRQPLMGDTEGEHEEQKQISSVA